Within Conexibacter woesei DSM 14684, the genomic segment GGCCCGCTCTGACGACGATCGTGCGCGTCGCCGTCGTCGTCTCGCCGTGCGTGTCTCTCGCCTCGACCGTCACGGTGTACGTGCCGGGCGCGTCGTAGACGTGGTTGGCCTTCGAACCGCTCGTCGTCGTGCCGTCGCCGAGTCTCCAGCCGACCGTCACGCCGCCGCCGCGCGGCGCGTACGCGGGCGCCTCCACGTAGACCGGGTGGCCGACGAGCGCTCTGCCCGGCACGACGACCGCGCCGAGGTCCGGACGCAGCTCCTCGAGGTGCGCGGCGGGCGCGGCGGGGTTGACCCACTCCGGCACGACGATCGCGTCGAAGATGCCGTAGTCGTTCTCCGACGCCGCGTTCTTGCGGCCCGTGATGGTGAGTCTCAGCGTGTGTCTGCCGCTGCTCAGGGTGCCCGTGTCGAACACCTCGAGCCCGCCGATCTGCTGGCTGCCGTAGAGGTCGACGTCGCCTCTCGCCGCCCCGTCGACCGACATCTCGACGATTCCTCCCCACGGCTTTCTGGCGGAGATCAGCTTCGCCTGCCCGCCGGTGTACGTCAGCGCCGCGGAGCCGCCGTCGTCGCCGGCGTGGTGGTCGGTCTCGCCGACGTCCCAGCCCGACCAGTCGCGCATCCACATGCCTCTCAGGACCCAGCGCGGGTCCTCGCTGTCGATCACCGGCATGTGCAGCTCGGCGTCGTCGAGCAGCGCCCAGGCGCCGTTCGCGGCGGTCCGCTCGATCCCGACGCGGACGAGGTCGCAGTTCGTCTCGACCGGGATCAGCAGCCGCTCGCGGCGGAAGCTGCGCGGGGCGACGAGCCGTCGTGCCAGCTCTCTGTTCGCGCAGGTGTCGCGCGCGACGAGCGCGAACGCGTGGCCGCTCGTGACGACGTTCGCCTCGAACGTGTAGACCGCTCTGTTGCCGAGGCCGAGACGCGGCATCTGCAGCGTGGCGGCGTTCTTCAGGCTGATTCCCTGGTAGAGCGCGGCTCTCTGATTGCGGCGCGTCTCCAGGTACGCGGCGAAGCTGCCGCCGCGTCTCGCGAACGCGGCCTCGGCCGCTTCCGGCACCTCGGCCGGGTCGTCGGTCGCGCCGGCGTTGCCCTCGGGGCTCCACCAGACGGCCGCGGTTCTCTCGAAGTCGCCGTTCATCAGCGCCGGTGCGTTCGCGCGCGCGATCTCGAAGCGCGAGTCGGTGAAGACGGGCGGGACCCACGAGTAGAACGGCCACATTCTGCCGTCGTAGGTGTTTCTCTCCATCACGATCCGCGTCATCGGCGCCTGCTCGCCGCGCCGGGTCGGCTGGATGAACGGTCTTCTCTCCGGGTTGAACGGGTTGTCGCAGTCGCAGTAGACCCACGTGTCGTTTCTCGACACGAGTCTGTTGTCGTGGATCCAGATGTCGGAGATCGCGGCGTCGCGCTTGTCGGCCGGCGTGCTCGCCCACGGGAGGAACGCGATCGAGTAGCGCGCGCCGAAGTTCTCGGCGTCGTTGTACGCCAGCTCGATGTCCTTCAGCGGCGTCGAGGTCGCCGAGCTCCACCACGAATCCTGGTCACGCGGGTCGAGGTGCTTCGTCTCCAGAACGAAGTTGTCGTCGCTCGTGCGGACTCTGTTGTGCAGCACTCTCACGCGCTGCGAGCCGCTGACGACGATGCCGTCGGCGCCGAGGTCGGGCGAGGTCGCGACGTCGTTGTTCGCGACGAGGCCGTCGCTGGAGTGCAGCATCGTGATGATCGTCGTGCGCGCCTCGCGGATCGTGATGCCGCGGAGGGTGAAGCGCTGTGCCTCGAAGAAGCCGACGGGGATGATGTCGATCCGTCTCGTGTGATCGGCCTGGACGGTCATCTGCAGCTTGCCGCTGCCGACGATCGCGACGTCGTGGACGCCTATCGCGCCGATCAGCGGATCGTTGTGGAAGTACGCGCGATGCCAGGGGATGTCCGTCGGCATGTCGAGGCCCGGGATCGGCGCCTTCGCGTAGTGGGCGACGTCCTGGCTCTGTCTCAGCGTGCCGTCGAGCCGCAGCGTGACGCCGGATCTCAGCTTCAGGCTGCCCGTCAGGAACGTTCTGCCGGCCGGCACGATCACCTCGCCGCCGCCTCTGGCGCCGATGTCGTCGATCGCCTGTTGGATCGCGGCGCGATCGTTCGTCGTGTCGTCGCCGGCCGCGTTGTACGGCGCCGCCGTCACGTCGGCCGACGGGTCTCCCGGCGCCGCGGCGGCGGGTGCGCTCGCGACGGCGCCGACAGCGGCGGCGGCGACGAGCGCGGTGGGTACCGCGCGTCGCGCGGTGGACCACAGGGACATGGACTCTCTCCTTCGTCGTGCGCCGCGGCGGCGAGCCGCCGCGGCGCGATGGTCACCGAGCGCTAGACGAGCGCGCCGGCGTACTTGCGCACGCGCACGTCACAGCTGCGCGCGTGGCCTTCGAAGTGCTCCAGGCGGCACTGACGGGCGCAGATCTCCCCGATCCGCGCGCTCGCCGCCGGGTCGCACTCCTGGTACGTGACGGTCTTGAGGAACTTCCCGACCCAGAGGCCGCCGGTGTAGCGGGCGGCGCCGGCGGTCGGCAGCACGTGGTTGGTGCCGATCGCCTTGTCGCCGTACGCGACGGTTGTGCCCTCGCCGAGGAAGAGCGCGCCGTACTGGCGCAGCGTGTCGAGGAACCAGCGCGGCTCCGCGGTCAGGATCTCGACGTGCTCGTAGGCGAACGCGTCGGCCAGCGCGGCCGCCTCCTCGCGGTCGCCGACGAGGTGGACCTCGCCGTAGTCGCGCCACGCCGGGCCGGCGACGTCGGCGGTCGGCAGCGTCTGGAGCTGACGCTCGATCTCGGCGAGCGCCGCGCGCGCGAGGCCCGCGTCGGTCGCGATCAGCGCGGCCGGCGAGGTCAGGCCGTGCTCGGCCTGGCCGAGCAGGTCGGCGGCGACGATCTCCGGGTCGGCGGTCTCGTCGGCGACCACGAGGATCTCGGTCGGGCCGGCGAAGAGGTCGATCCCGACCTCGCCGAACAGCTGCCGCTTCGCCTCGGCGACGTACGCGTTGCCGGGCCCGGCGAGGAAGTCGACGCGCTCGATCGTCTCGGTCCCGACGGCCATCGCGGCGACCGCCTGGACGCCGCCGAGC encodes:
- a CDS encoding PKD domain-containing protein — encoded protein: MSLWSTARRAVPTALVAAAAVGAVASAPAAAAPGDPSADVTAAPYNAAGDDTTNDRAAIQQAIDDIGARGGGEVIVPAGRTFLTGSLKLRSGVTLRLDGTLRQSQDVAHYAKAPIPGLDMPTDIPWHRAYFHNDPLIGAIGVHDVAIVGSGKLQMTVQADHTRRIDIIPVGFFEAQRFTLRGITIREARTTIITMLHSSDGLVANNDVATSPDLGADGIVVSGSQRVRVLHNRVRTSDDNFVLETKHLDPRDQDSWWSSATSTPLKDIELAYNDAENFGARYSIAFLPWASTPADKRDAAISDIWIHDNRLVSRNDTWVYCDCDNPFNPERRPFIQPTRRGEQAPMTRIVMERNTYDGRMWPFYSWVPPVFTDSRFEIARANAPALMNGDFERTAAVWWSPEGNAGATDDPAEVPEAAEAAFARRGGSFAAYLETRRNQRAALYQGISLKNAATLQMPRLGLGNRAVYTFEANVVTSGHAFALVARDTCANRELARRLVAPRSFRRERLLIPVETNCDLVRVGIERTAANGAWALLDDAELHMPVIDSEDPRWVLRGMWMRDWSGWDVGETDHHAGDDGGSAALTYTGGQAKLISARKPWGGIVEMSVDGAARGDVDLYGSQQIGGLEVFDTGTLSSGRHTLRLTITGRKNAASENDYGIFDAIVVPEWVNPAAPAAHLEELRPDLGAVVVPGRALVGHPVYVEAPAYAPRGGGVTVGWRLGDGTTTSGSKANHVYDAPGTYTVTVEARDTHGETTTATRTIVVRAGPSGLAGLDGAAGADGTDGAPGERGADGPAGPAGAAGATGATGPAGATGAGGPTGARGAAGPKGDAGDPANVSVSCTLVKRRTAVRCTVAATRARARGAARVSGTFRTAGTTARAAGSGRVAVTLRPAQRPTKSARVAVRLRVDGIAKDLVVPLGTTRSVALPRR
- the hisD gene encoding histidinol dehydrogenase, whose product is MAEVLKAARDGWTGARTRSGRATSEGGDRANGASDPAVVATVAEIIGAVRERGDAAVRELSARFDRWEPESFRLTTEQIDACVAQVSEQALADLRWCQEQVRAFALAQRASLHDVEVETQPGVRLGHRHVPIARVGAYIPGGRYPMIASAAMSILTAKAAGVEHVIACTPPLDGAPPALTVAAMQLAGADEIHVLGGVQAVAAMAVGTETIERVDFLAGPGNAYVAEAKRQLFGEVGIDLFAGPTEILVVADETADPEIVAADLLGQAEHGLTSPAALIATDAGLARAALAEIERQLQTLPTADVAGPAWRDYGEVHLVGDREEAAALADAFAYEHVEILTAEPRWFLDTLRQYGALFLGEGTTVAYGDKAIGTNHVLPTAGAARYTGGLWVGKFLKTVTYQECDPAASARIGEICARQCRLEHFEGHARSCDVRVRKYAGALV